AATGCTCCCGGCCGAGCGAAAGCGCACTATCGTCCAGTTGGTGACAGAGCGAGACGGCTGTTCAGTGTCGGAACTGGCCGCGGAACTCGAGTTTTCGAAGGCGACGATCCGCCGTGACCTCCGGGACCTGGAGTCGCAAGGCCGCATCAAGCGGTCCCACGGCGGCGCAGTACCGGCGTCCTCCGCCGGGACCGAACGACCGTACGGCCAGCGCGAGGTTGACCACTACGCGGAGAAACAGGCCATCGGCGAGCGAGCCGCACAGGAAGTCCGTGAGGGCCATGTGGTCTGTTTCGATGCGGGCTCGACGACGATGGAAGTCGCTCGTGCGATTCCGGACACCGACTACGTCGCGGCGACGAATATGCCGGAACTCGCCACCGAGGTGGCCGAGCGAGACGTCGATGCGAAACTCACCGGTGGAAGTCTCCGACCGCGGACCCGGGCGCTCGTCGGCCCGATGGCCGAGCGAGCCATCGGGCGAATGAACTTCGACCTGTTGTTTCTGGGGACGAACGCCCTCGACAGCGCCGCCGGGCTGTCGACGCCAAATGAAGACGAGGCGGCCGTCAAGGAAATCATGGTCGAGCGCGCCCGCCGGGTCGTGCTGGTCGCCGACGCGTCGAAGTTCGGCGACCGGAGCTTCGTCAGCTTCGCCGATCTGGACCAGGTCGACCTGCTGGTCACTGACGCCAGCCCGTCAGGGGCGCTCGCCACGGCACTCGCGGACGCCGACGTGACCGTCGAGGAGGTCAGCACATGATCGTCACCGTCACCTACAACCC
The genomic region above belongs to Haloarcula hispanica ATCC 33960 and contains:
- the glpR gene encoding HTH-type transcriptional regulator GlpR, whose translation is MLPAERKRTIVQLVTERDGCSVSELAAELEFSKATIRRDLRDLESQGRIKRSHGGAVPASSAGTERPYGQREVDHYAEKQAIGERAAQEVREGHVVCFDAGSTTMEVARAIPDTDYVAATNMPELATEVAERDVDAKLTGGSLRPRTRALVGPMAERAIGRMNFDLLFLGTNALDSAAGLSTPNEDEAAVKEIMVERARRVVLVADASKFGDRSFVSFADLDQVDLLVTDASPSGALATALADADVTVEEVST